In one window of Syngnathus typhle isolate RoL2023-S1 ecotype Sweden linkage group LG7, RoL_Styp_1.0, whole genome shotgun sequence DNA:
- the LOC133156672 gene encoding dickkopf-related protein 3-like, whose translation MSGHALFSLSFRLCLLWASVGVVPSRAMIILDVQEQGFVSLNDMFREVGELMEDTQNLLEDAVDQITTESAKSLENHHHYHHGDTKTGKDDAAVAIQTDKKINRTTGETESSHVHVSGNWNNVYHECMVDEDCGELKYCQYVIDSSKCLPCIPTDMPCTKNEECCSSQLCVWGQCTVNATEGTEGTICQGQNDCRMDLCCAFQREFLFPVCNPKPGEGEACLNQPNLLMDMLAWDQEGPRDYCPCANDLLCQPQGRGSVCGP comes from the exons ATGTCCGGCCATGCATTATTCTCACTTTCTTTCCGTTTGTGTTTGTTGTGGGCGTCTGTCGGAGTCGTGCCGAGCCGGGCAATGATCATTCTGGACGTCCAGGAGCAAGGCTTTGTCAGCTTGAACGACATGTTCCGTGAAGTGGGGGAGTTAATGGAAGATACCCAAAACCTACTGGAAGATGCCGTCGACCAG ATAACAACAGAGAGTGCCAAGTCACTGgaaaatcatcatcattatcaccACGGCGACACGAAGACTGGGAAAGATGATGCAGCGGTAGCCATTCAAACTGACAAG aAAATTAATAGGACAACAGGAGAGACAGAATCATCACATGTCCATGTCTCAGGCAACTGGAACAATGTGTATCAT GAGTGCATGGTGGACGAGGACTGTGGTGAACTGAAATATTGCCAGTATGTGATCGACAGCTCCAAGTGCCTCCCATGCATACCAACTGATATG CCCTGCACAAAGAACGAGGAGTGCTGCTCAAGTCAGTTGTGTGTTTGGGGCCAGTGTACAGTCAACGCCACTGAGGGAACAGAGGGAACCATCTGTCAGGGTCAGAATGACTGCAGAATGGACCTCTGTTGCGCTTTCCAACGAG agtttttatttcctgtgtgCAATCCTAAACCGGGAGAGGGGGAGGCCTGTCTGAACCAACCCAATTTATTGATGGACATGCTTGCCTGGGACCAGGAGGGTCCTCGTGACTACTGCCCATGTGCCAATGACTTGCTGTGCCAACCTCAAGG aCGTGGATCAGTTTGTGGGCCGTAG
- the far1 gene encoding fatty acyl-CoA reductase 1 encodes MRRSTNTFADMMNIPEYYAGKNVLITGATGFMGKVLLEKLLRSCPGINAAYVMVRSKAGQGPQTRIADMISSKLFERLQDEQPGFAEKIIAVSSDLTKPELDLSKENQSLLAETINIVFHCAATIRFNEPLKDAMQLNVLATQKMLALAHKMKHLEIFIHVSTAYANCDRELIEEMVYPPPVEYVKLIDALDWMDDELVSALTPKLIGQRPNTYTYTKALAEYLVQQEAADLNVAIVRPSIVGASWKEPFPGWIDNFNGPSGIFIAAGKGILRTMRASNDAVADLVPVDVVINATLAAACYSGSQHKNRPKSILVYNCTTGGINPFRWGEVEYHVISTFKRNPLEQAFRRPNVNLTSNHLINQYWIAVSHKAPAFLYDVYLRLIGREPRMMKTITRLHKAMMVLEYFTSHSWVWSTDNLAMLMANMNPEDKKVFNFDVRQLNWAEYMENYCMGTKKYVLNEELSGLPAARKHLNKLRNIRYTFNTILVVLIWRIFIARSQMARNIWYFVVSLCFKFLSYFRASSTIK; translated from the exons ATGAGGAgatcaacaaacacatttgcaGACATGATGAACATACCAGAATACTACGCAGGGAAAAATGTGCTGATCACTGGAGCAACTGGCTTCATGGGAAAG GTATTGCTGGAGAAGCTGCTAAGGTCATGCCCAGGAATTAATGCTGCCTATGTGATGGTCCGGTCAAAAGCTGGCCAGGGCCCTCAGACACGTATTGCTGACATGATCAGCAGCAAG TTGTTCGAAAGGTTACAAGATGAGCAGCCAGGCTTTGCAGAGAAGATCATTGCAGTCAGCAGCGACCTCACAAAACCAGAACTGGATCTGAGTAAGGAGAATCAAAGTTTACTGGCTGAAACCATCAACATTGTCTTCCACTGTGCCGCCACTATTCGCTTCAATGAGCCACtgaa AGATGCAATGCAGTTGAATGTCTTGGCAACTCAGAAGATGCTCGCTCTGGCCCATAAGATGAAGCATCTCGAAATCTTCATCCACGTATCCACAGCCTATGCCAACTGTGATCGAGAGCTCATTGAGGAAATGGTCTATCCTCCCCCAGTAGAGTACGTCAAACTCATCGATGCTCTGGA TTGGATGGACGATGAATTGGTGTCCGCACTGACTCCCAAACTGATTGGTCAGCGACCCAACACTTACACTTATACAAAAGCCTTAGCTGAGTATCTTGTGCAGCAGGAGGCCGCTGACCTCAATGTTGCTATTGTCAGGCCTTCCATCGTTGGTGCCAGCTGGAAAGAACCTTTTCCC GGTTGGATTGATAATTTCAATGGACCAAGTGGAATATTCATTGCA GCTGGTAAAGGGATACTACGTACAATGAGAGCATCTAATGATGCAGTAGCTGACTTGGTGCCTGTAGACGTAGTCATCAATGCTACGCTGGCTGCAGCCTGCTATTCTGGATCGCAACACAAGAACAG GCCCAAATCCATCCTGGTTTACAACTGCACAACCGGTGGCATCAACCCATTTCGCTGGGGAGAAGTTG aataCCATGTAATATCTACTTTCAAGAGGAACCCTCTCGAGCAGGCTTTCCGTCGGCCGAATGTTAATCTCACATCCAATCACCTAATCAATCAGTACTGGATTGCTGTGAGCCACAAGGCTCCAGCCTTCTTGTATGATGTGTACCTCAGGCTGATTGGACGAGAACCCAG GATGATGAAGACAATCACTCGCCTTCATAAAGCCATGATGGTGCTGGAATATTTTACTAGTCACTCCTGGGTGTGGAGCACAGACAACCTAGCCATGTTGATGGCCAACATGAACCCTGAGGATAAAAAG GTGTTCAATTTTGACGTCCGCCAGCTGAACTGGGCAGAGTACATGGAAAATTACTGCATGGGCACCAAAAAATATGTCCTCAATGAAGAGCTTTCAGGCCTGCCCGCTGCACGCAAACACCTCAACAA gctGAGGAATATCCGCTACACTTTCAACACCATCCTAGTGGTGCTCATCTGGCGTATTTTCATTGCCCGATCACAGATGGCTCGAAATATCTGGTACTTTGTCGTGAGCCTCTGCTTTAAGTTTCTTTCCTACTTCCGAGCCTCTTCCACCATTAAATAA